A window of Poecilia reticulata strain Guanapo linkage group LG7, Guppy_female_1.0+MT, whole genome shotgun sequence genomic DNA:
tgtttttcaaataattttaggattagttgatataaacatatttattctcCATTTCGGGTCACTTACCTTCAAAACACTAATGgatttaataaataagtaaacGTGGTTCTTAttctaaaaatttaaaaagacgaatactttatcattttttacatttttcattgtaAGAAATTTATGttggcaattatttcaaaaataaaaagttcagtCAACATATTTGTATCATTCTTGAGCTGCAGTTTGGGGCCACAAAAATAATCAGTCGACGGGCCACGAGTGGCCcctgggccacactttggacacccctgatttaaacAAACTCGTGTTGAGATTGAATCTATTCCAGAAACGTAAAGGGACAGTAATATATacagcttttaattttaaattcatcttatgaaataaaaattatgcagcatttttataaaataaaaatgctgcataattTCAAAGATACTTCGCAATTTAACGCCTTTAaatttggcctctgtctctttaagaagctcctgttcttcCCGAGTCGCTGCgtatttaaccctttcatgcatgaattatgatcctttgtgtcaagATTTTTTTMCAAATTTCTTTTCTGAAGSCATTAAAAAAGGtagggaaaaaatgtaaaaaacaattttttttcttttttttaggtgatccattgtaatgttttccaaatacaaagttattttaaaaatgcatcagtagtattgtcctttaggttatctgatgtcaatattttttttaccgtAAGAGCCGTCGTCAGTAGAAGGATGGACCGGGTtggtcggccatattggatttaacaaaaattatttcttgcatttgcctgaagttgatggtgtattttatggTGCATTAGTTTCCACTTCAGTGGGTTAagctcttaaaggggcagtatcatgcaTTTTCCATAatatggaaaacacacaatacgCAATGTtgatttatagaaataaatcaacatttgttttattttatagcaaaatcaaTTAACTGTTACCTTCGGTggctataaaaatgtaaatatcatACATGACTAAAGTAATTTCACTTCACAAATTTAacgccttaaaattgggcctctgtctctttaagaagctcctactctttcctCTATCTattaaatgctattttattggTAGGTGGCAGGCTGATGCTtcgtttttgtttcttttgtccatttcaaatttaaatttgaattggTGAAACCCTGAATATGTTGTGCTactaaataaatctaattatttcTGTGAATATAATGCTTAAGCACCACAATATTTTCTGAAGAGAGTTGGAAATCATAGAGATGGGGCAAAAAGAAAGTCTCATTATTTGTTTGTGATCCATGCTTTAGGTCTACTGAAGCCATAAAAGTGATGCATTGGTGTTGCGTTGCCAGAATAACGTATTAATGATACTCCAGAGATTATTCTTGTATTTCACTATCCACACTGTTttcaggagaaaagaaaataagatttaaaaattaattttacatgcaTGGAAACTGTAACTTTCActgattttgttattattaaataCTCTGCATGTTAATGTTTCTGTGTCCATGTTACCAGAAATCATggtcaaattcttttttttattttattttatgatgaaACTGACTTGACTTTCCAGAATAACACCAGCTAAAGATGAAAGTTTAGAGTTCACAGTTATCTGAAGATTTCAAAACGGCAGGAAAACCTACAGGAGGTCAACAGGAaatctcctttttaaaaatacagcaggtGTGTTTTCCCTAATGGGTGAGATGGCCTTTTTGTTGTGATGGGGAAAAGGGGAGCCGACTAAAAATAAGCAGCCGGAGATGAGGAGGCCGACACGATGCAACCTGTCAAACCTGGAATATTTTGAGGATTCTGCTCATGGGAACGTCTCTGACATGCACAGCCTCAGAGCTCCAAGGCACACAATAGAAATTAGCTTGcattcatttttgaaatataagctaattattttttagtGTAATTATACAACCATCCACWGTCTGGATTTCAATCAGACTCTACTTAGGATAAAAGCATGTTATATTCTTCCATCATATCCATTTTATCTCAACGTAGCATAATTATTCAGCGCAGCTTCTTACATAAGGTTTGTTTTATGAATGCTTTTACCTCAAGTGCAACTGGCATTCAGCAtcatatagattttttttgttgttgttgcatcaGACGTGGTTTTATACCTGAAATgataatcaaaacatttataagGTACACAAAGGAAAACTAATTTTGGATGCACATCTTGTTACAGTCAGAGTTTTGAATCTGTGTGAGATTTGTGAGTCTAGAGAGAAAATATAATGGTTAGTTTTcaccattttgtttccatttaagCCGTTTTAGAAGCTGTAAACCAGAATTTGCAGACAAACTTCTTGGGggaattttacaaaaatcagAGTTAGTTGTCAGCTAAGCCATTTAATTATgtctaaaatctaattaatactaaaattccaataaaaaagaaagactttgAGCTTAACACCATcttatttatgctttaaaacctgaaacttctcattgtttttattggattaactaatttcctgcttttaaagaaatgcagtgaagaaataaaagttttttttgcaacagcaGGTTGAAAACAAGTTAGTTTGACTTAATTGCTTTAAAACTTTATGAATTTGTCTTTTTGCGTTTTTCTATATTCCTCCTGTAATCCTGCAAAAACATCACAATCTCACAGCCGTCGTTATTGCCTAGAAGCAGATGTTGTGTTTATGTTTCGGCAATTTATAAGCAGATCAATAATcatgtttgcatatttaaaacctACAGTGCCTTTTAAAAgtatacattttaaagtgtgcTTTATTAGAAATATGTCACAGATTAACTCGTGATGAATGAATTatggttttaacttttttttactgataaacTAAAAATTTCTGACATCCATTTTTATGTAACCGCCTCTGATTCTCCTGTGTAAATTCAGGAGGAACCAACAGTTTCAGAAAGCACATAATTAGCAAAAAGAGtttgtaatttaacaataaataaatccaactgTTCTGTTAGAAAATATcagtgaacaaaaacaatcaaagtttGTAGCAAAGCTGTTAAACCATCTGAAAGAGAAACGCCTCAAACCTAGAGAGAgtataaatcataaaatcaaaCCTCATGGTGACCTGTGGAGATCAATAAATCAGGTGGGAAAATCTATCAATCATACAAGCTCAGATTCCAAAACGGAATTTTTTGGTTTACATGAACCCAAAAATTATATTCTAGTCAGAGTAACAACATGtctttactcaaataaaagtaaaaagtagccatccaataaattactaaaaaactatttggtaaaaactcgactcaagtactgagtaactgatcaaattatcaatcattaatatttaaaattacatcatcagatggaccaagaTGTAAAGCTATGTggaaatttttgtgttttaaggtctaaaatgtgaataattcatataagtaacatgattaattacaaaataaaaaaaattttgacaaagtcttttttttcaaattagtttctttcaatataaaactaacagaaactgcaggtgtgagtctgtttggttaaaacaaccTTCATTTAGGAGGTTACGCAGTAGAGGARGgatattttctaataaagatACTCAAGAAAAAGTACAAAGTACagtgtggtaaaaaaaaaaattactctgaAAGGTAAATTTTTCCAATAAGTTTCTCAAGTAAATATAACTGGTTAATggacagaaaacatctgaatcAGCCTTTTCCACACCTGACAGCATACTGGAGAgataattcaaatatttgattCAACACATAAAGATGCTTCTGAGAGCTGAAAATGGAGACCACTGGTTTAAAtccatgtgttaaaatggcctagtcaaagttctgGTGTAAATTAAAAGAGGAATCTTGTGGCCataaatgacaaataatgttaGCAGACACTTCTGAGCTGTTTTGAGAAGAAACGTTCCTGCTGTCATTGCAGCTGCAGTACgccacttttataaaaaatataaatatatagctttttcacatatttgttgaaactgtcactatgttgtcaCCGTAGGGTACGAGACaaataatctatgaaaaaatcaagctcctctctAWctagcgctgtcaatcatcctatGTGTGGCGCTGCTCAACCCAGCacagcctgtcatgaatgctaattCTAGTTAGCATCCGGTGACGACAGATATCACTAcaagagatctttcctgccatcCCTGTCGACAATAACTCTTTGGAAACTGttaattaatgagttacaacaRcatttaatttccctttgggatcaaYaaagtatttttgaatttgaataaatgGTAAGTTGTTCCTCCKCCATTAGCACATCGACcggcgctaagaccctcctcctggctctgattggttgctttttgTCGAGAGCTTCAGGCTGCMCAGAGATTGGGCAGAGATTCATCTTTCCACAGATTATGTCGcataacaaactgtcatgacagtaacacattttaaaaaaaataaaagctgYatactgcacctttaaagtATTGACATTGGATAActactttttacatattttgttaacTGTAARAACAAttaaaaccatgtatcattttcacctcgtggtccatcacataaaatcccagtaaaacacgTCACAGTTTGTGGTTTCCACATAACTAWGGATGTGTTCACACTGCTGCCagaagtgacccaattctgattttcttttctttctttgccttTATGCAACATGAATCTTATATTTTCATGTCggtctgaacagcacaggtcagatttttttttctaatgcgACCCAGGCTACTGGGATAAGTGATGCGTGTCCGATCTTTTCAAATGCGACCGGAATCTGAACGTCCAGGCCgacctgaacgtcactgatactcggacaacgtcactattctgcgccCTGATgcgcgcaagcgggaagaatAACAACAACTATGACGATAATGAGGGATacgttgttaatatgctgctccggtcggacaacaactttaaaatcgtaagctatgctccataattagcatccatgtttacttccgccaACACCGAGCATTCCTTcctcttgttcttcttcttccgTCTTTTTATGACGGTTAGCAAAAAACACTGAGCGCGCTCTCTATTTGTGAcattattgcgccctctactgcgcaggCGGGGCACTTGCAGGCCGTTTCTAGTTCTCACTAGAGTTgcatatatttggaagtgtgaacgacaacggcaaaaaaaaaaaaaaatcaaatttgacaaaaaaaaatcgtaATTGGGTCACTTTatgctgcagtgtgaacgcagcctaaatgtgaaaatgttcaagggaTGTGAGTAGCTTTGTGATTTTCTGTACTGGGAATAAATGACAGGTAATTTTAAATCAGACGTTAAGTGTTAGAGCTCCGAGtcaaaacatttctacaaaggATGTAATTTGCGTCACCTAGTCGGTCACGTCTCGGTCCAGGCAGGTCATGACTCAGAATGCATCAAAAGTAGAGTCTTTATTGATGAGTGGGCCAAAAGAACCACCTCAGTTAAACTTTACAGTTACAGAATATCATCTCGCAAAAGAGTGCCAGACGTAAAAATTATGGACCTCACTTTGCCTTTTCCGTATCAACATCTGTACAAGTTGTAATACCCGGTCTGGAACCTATGAAATGCAGTGGAATGCATGCTAGAACAATAGGCTGTGCAAGTGTCCACATTTAAAAGATTGACTGCACATTAATATCTCTATGCCTAACGCACTGAAGGTCAGACATTTGCATTACATGAATCTTAATTTGGAGAAACAATTCAGTGCAGACTGAGCCGGGATCCACACAGCAGCCTGATTTCGCtttgatttttcaaacacaCCGTGATCCAGACACTCCAACGATGACATTTATGTTGAAATATACGAGGGCCTGGTAACATTCGAGTTTCCTTCATGGCGCGTCTTCTTTTGCGTTGTATTCTGGTGAAAGCATACAGTAACAGTACAGTACTTTAAAACATTCCCAAGACCATCATTTGctaataaatatacatttgctatttttttttaactgatgtaATATACGTACATCGTTCAAGTCATTAAATCCTATGCCCTGTTTGTAATATACAAGTGCCCCTTTTTTAATCTTATCCCCcgatatttcacattttttgcacattagcataaaaaaaaaaaatcataccaCATTTTCAGTTGCAGAAATTCATTTAAAGGATAAATTTCCATATGATGGCAGCTGAATTTTGCAGGATTTTGAGACAACAAAGTGTAGCTGCTTTCATTTTGACTCAGTATTACTGAAACCTATTCTATCATCATTTCTCCTGTCAGTCTCGTTCTgcctctctctccctttttgctcacacacactctcacacacacactcacacgcgcACACAAATGCtatagaaaaacacacaagcagGAATGTACATTCCTGTACAGTCTATACAATAAGAAATCAAGTCATATTTCAAAATAGTGTCATCTGCTTTAACATGTATTGtttacaaataaagcaaaacaggcaatttttttttttcattgtatgATACAAAGAAACCTGACACGCCCTAAGTCCAAAAAAATCAAGCATGTTTGGGGGGGCTTCTGCGTTCACAACAGCTATTTAAATGTATCCAAGGGTTTTGGGTCCGCTTAATATTCTGCAGTCTTCTTTGAATTACATGAAAAGGCGTCCAGAGGGGTCTATCGCTCCATTCAGACCCCTTTGAGTTCTTTGATGTGTTTCAGAGTTAGCATCGCTCTGATCAACACTTTCTATTCACAGTCCACGGCACATTTCTTCAAGGGGCGTTTTTATCCGTTTAGGGCCTTATGCGACACAAACTAGTTCTCAGGGCCGTGTCCGTCTGAAATAAGGCAACgttattttgaaaatggcaTCTGTCACACCTAATTGGAGTGGTGATTGTTGTGATCTTCCCAAGCTATCATTSGTACATCATCGCCAAAAGTGTTACCAGGGGTTTCCTAGCGCCCCTGTTCGGACCGTTTTCACCTCACGGGACATTCTTCAAAACATTGCTGAATTTGGTAGCAAAACTTTGATCTTGTtgtgcaaaacaacaaatcagacaCCAACACTTAAGAGGAAGTGCACTAAATCCCCTCTGCTCTCTCTAAATCTGAAACATGGACCCTAATTTCCTCTCACATGATGCAGTAGGCCTCATCCTGGGGCAGATGTTGTTTAGTCCTCCAGTAGGTGGGCAGGTGGGCTCGCAGCACTTTCCTCAGGTCCTCATTGAGCAGGAGACAGAAGATGGGGTTGACGCCGGCCTGGGCGAAGCTCATCCACACCGTGATGGAGAGGTACCTGTGAGGGATGGTGCAGGACTGGACGAACACCCTCCAGAAGCAGGCCACTATGTACGGCGCCCAGAGGACGAGGAAAAGCAGGGTGATGGTGTAGAACATCCTGCCCAGCCTGCGCTCTGACCGGACCTCCTCCATCCCGAGCAGCCGCCGGTGCTGATTGTGTAAATTCTGCCTGATGCCCAACAGAGTCGGGGGCATGGGGCCGCGACCGAACCCCGCGATCCAGTTGGCTGCAGCTTGGCCTGTCGCTCCGGGACCGTGAAAGGTCCAGTTCTGGCTGATAGCCGGCACCAGTTGGACCGGTTTCATCTTGCGGTGCCTGTACTCAAAAAGCAGGAGCTTGGCGTAGAATCCGTGAGTGGCCAGGACGACCACGGCCAGCATCAGCATGAAGCCAAGGGTGTCGTTGTTTTTCAGGTGGCGGTGTTCAAAAATGCACTGGTCTTCATCACGGATGAACTCGTAAGTTCCCACGTTGAAGACGGGAGGGAACGCCATGGCGACGGCCAAGGTCCACACCATGCAGATGATGGCGGCGCAGGTCCAGATGGTCATGCGTTTGGCGTAGAAGCGGTGGTGGGCGATGGCGAGGTACCGAGTGACAGCCACACAAAACAGCATGAAGGCAGcgtgaaagcaaaacagaacagaCATGAAAGCCACAACTTTGCAACTCAATTTGCTGTAAGGCCAGTCCGAGCTGTTGTGGACRGAAACCAGCACAAAGGGGAAGCAAGCGGCGGAGCGGACCGCATCGGCCAGGCACAGGTCCAGGAGAAAGAAGTAAGGGGCCTTGTGGAGTGTCCTGTCTCGCAGCACCAGCATGGACACCAAGAGGTTGCCCACGAGGCTGACACAGATGATCAGCCCCAAGAAGACCAGCTTAAAGTAGGCAGACACATCTGTGGCAGAGAGACCCCCACTGCTGCCATCACTGTTGCCatcactgctgctgctactgctgccaCCTTTGGCCTGTCCGCTCTGGGAAGCCAGCACGGCCAGTAAACTGCCAGGGCCATCGATGGCAAAGCTCTGGTTCGACATTCTTTCACCTTCCGAGAGAGCCTGCCTGATCCGGGCCCTTGAGAAAACAGCTATTATCCTCCTGCCGCCGCCGTCGTCGTCGTCTCCCCTTGGTCTCTACAAGGAGAGGCCGAGCGGATCTTTCCTACACAACAGAATCATCTCTCTTCTTTGTCCACGGCTTCAGCGCCTGAGAACAGAGACACACATTTCCGAGGTTTaaactaaaaggaaaacaagatgTCTGACCTGCGTGTTGGTGAactcagtggatgcaaaacacACAAGTGTCGTGTTGGACGACACGGCTCTAAAATCTCTGCCTTCCTGTTTCCCTAACGCTGGGATCAGWTCAGCAGCTCTACAGCATGCCAGCTCCTTGGCTCTTTCAGTAATTACCTAGCCCGTTGCTAAGATACTACAGCTCACATACTTTGTGCAAGTGTGGGTGTTTGAGTGAATGCATGGGGGTGTACAGGGATGGAGGGCGGGTGGAAAcggtggggtggggggtggagCAGACACAGCATAACCAACCCTGGGCATGTCCAACAAACAGAGATGTTGTAAATGAGCAAAAGGACATTTTATGCTTTCYCCTGCGCTCCTCCATTTGTGTGCAGAGGAGCAGAATCTGTAGCATTCACAGCAGAGAGCAAATATGGGGATGTAGCAGCAGAGCAGGGGCAgccatttgggtttttttctttgactctgCGTCTGTGTGAAGTGTGCTACCTCACTCAACAGGAGGCGATAAAGTGATAGTGATAAAACAATGATTATTAAACGAGCCAAATCTGAACCAATTTTAccgttttatatatttatacatccatatatatatatatatatatatagatatacatatatgtatatctatatatataaatattatggGTGGAGATGATAACAATGCACAGGGACACTGGTTTGGGTGGGCCTTGTCGATGTAGGCCACGAACATGAAATTTATTCCCTCCAGCTCTAtcttgaaacaaaaatgtgaaagcaaaTAATTTCACCTGATTAAATGGCTGCCAGTCCAGCAAGGCCTGAAACACAGGGTGGAGTGAAAAACAGATGAACAGGTGTCAAAATCACCTctgctgggtgtttttttcctcctccttttttttatatgtgcatGTTTGAAACGGAGAACAACAGACATGAATGGTAACCTACCTTTCATTCCCTCATTGTATTTTTTGGtcttctcttaaaaaaaaaaaacacgcaccaaaaaaaaaaaagaaaaaaaaaaagatcccagTCGATTTGTTTCACTGCTCGTCAAATCGAGAGAAAGACACATAATAAAGCTTCATGCCTCTTGATGTGCTCAACGACACCTGTTATGCATAAATCCATCCAAAAAGAGCGACACGGAATAAACATGAGAGGCTGTCGAAaaccaacaataataataatcaacaGCTGATCAAGCAATCCAGAACGAGGGGGATGTGTTtaaaatagcaataataataataataMAAAAAATCCACCGCCACCCTTTTACAGgggcagagagggagggagggagggatgtgTTCATTTGAATATCATCcgagaaaacagattttatgttgCATCACGTCGATGGGATGGcatctgtttttctctgatcATATATTTCCAATTGATGTCAGAATCTCGACGCTTAGAATAACCCACCCACCATCGCTagggaggagaaaaagatcGCGGATCCCCTAAATAAAACGTCTTGGCGTGCACAATGGCTAGTGGCAGCAGGACAATTAGTCCACCCAGACAACAGCCTCGATACGCCTCTGTTTCCCATCTTtcggtcaaaaaaaaaaattaaaataaacaaaacaaaaagcgaTGCATCTGCCCCTGAATTGTCGGTATGCAGTCTTTGTGTTGCTGCCGTAGCGAAGGTGGGCTACATCTTAATGGTCCATAATAAAAGCCTCCATGACAGATGGAATATATGAGGAAAAACcggagccaaaaaaaaaaaaaaatccagccgaggtatatatataaatatatgtaaaaacaacCCGAGGATTTAACCTCGAAGACGCTGCGCTTCGAAATCACCTTTAGGTTTTCATCAAATAACGGAAAACAGCGCGGCCAGGATCAGGCGAATTATTCCTGAATAATCCCAATTATGGCTGCTAGCGAGGAGGCAGCTCGCACATTCGCGGAAAGCGTCGGTTTTATtcggagggagagagagagagagagagacaagggaggaggaagaggagaggaagaggaggggggagagacaggaggaggaggcggaccTGCTGTGCAGTGTTGTGGGCCACGACTTAAAAAGCCTCTCAGGGATCCAGGGAGGCTGAGGCTGTTTTCTACCGCATGGACACAGAGAGGAGCTccagctctcctcctcctcctcctccgacaCGAACCGGGCCGGATGGACGCGCCGCGCCGCGCAGGCCGTCAGTATGACGGCATGTACTGGGAACATGGAGGAGGAGCGGTGCAGGCAGCCAAACATGTCTGAAGTTTATGAGATTAACATCGAAagtttgtagaaaaaatatacaatttctgagtttgaaaagttgaaaaattgctggggggaaaaaaatcagaaagctTTAGATCAATCTATGAAGTTTTCTAGAATAGAAGCTTCGAAAGTCGAAAttaattctgaaattttctaggaaataTAACAGAAATTTCCCAGagggcaaaataaaacaaaYACtataaaaactcagaaattttctagaaaaaatctTGCAAATTTCTCAGCTTGTAATGTGGGAAATGTCCTAGAAAAATCTCctacattttctagaaaaagaacCATGGACATTTCCAAGTGtgaaaagacaaacatctgAAAGTATCTAGGAAGGCgtttggaaattttttttatcttgaaaagTGAAACTTTCTAGAggtttctgaaattttctagaaaaaagcaTGAACATTTCCAAAGTGTGAAAAGTAagaaatttacaagaaaaatctcagaaactttctagGA
This region includes:
- the gpr173 gene encoding putative G-protein coupled receptor 173, coding for MSNQSFAIDGPGSLLAVLASQSGQAKGGSSSSSSDGNSDGSSGGLSATDVSAYFKLVFLGLIICVSLVGNLLVSMLVLRDRTLHKAPYFFLLDLCLADAVRSAACFPFVLVSVHNSSDWPYSKLSCKVVAFMSVLFCFHAAFMLFCVAVTRYLAIAHHRFYAKRMTIWTCAAIICMVWTLAVAMAFPPVFNVGTYEFIRDEDQCIFEHRHLKNNDTLGFMLMLAVVVLATHGFYAKLLLFEYRHRKMKPVQLVPAISQNWTFHGPGATGQAAANWIAGFGRGPMPPTLLGIRQNLHNQHRRLLGMEEVRSERRLGRMFYTITLLFLVLWAPYIVACFWRVFVQSCTIPHRYLSITVWMSFAQAGVNPIFCLLLNEDLRKVLRAHLPTYWRTKQHLPQDEAYCIM